Proteins co-encoded in one Quercus robur chromosome 8, dhQueRobu3.1, whole genome shotgun sequence genomic window:
- the LOC126694744 gene encoding polycomb group protein FIE1-like: MSGKFTIGSEPVMGLPTPSKKRDYRVTNRLQEGKRPLYAVVFNFIDSRHFNVFATVGGNRVTVYQCLEGGVIAVLQSYVDEDKDESFYTVTWACSIDGMPFVVAGGLNGILRVIDAGSEKIHKSFVGHGDSINEIRTQPLKPSLVVSASKDESVRIWNVHTGICILIFSGAGGHRNEVLSVDFHPSDIYRIASCGMDNTVKIWSMKEFWTYVEKSFTWTDLPSKFPTKYVQFPVFTASIHSNYVDCNRWLGDFILSKSVDNEIVLWEPKVKDQSPGEGSVDILQKYPVPDCDIWFIKFSCDFHYNAAAIGNREGKIFVWELQSSPPVLIARLTHAQSKSPIRQTAMSFDGSTILSCCEDGTIWRWDAVATS; this comes from the exons atgtcAGGAAAGTTCACCATTGGGAGCGAGCCAGTGATGGGGTTGCCGACCCCATCAAAGAAGCGAGACTACAGAGTCACCAACAGACTCCAAGAAGGCAAGCGCCCCTTATACGCTGTCGTTTTCAACTTCATCGACTCTCGCCACTTCAACGTCTTCGCCACTGTTGGCGGCAATCGG GTGACTGTATACCAATGTCTTGAAGGGGGTGTCATTGCTGTCTTGCAGTCTTATGTTGATGAAGAT AAGGATGAGTCTTTCTACACTGTGACATGGGCATGCAGCATTGATGGTATGCCTTTTGTAGTGGCTGGAGGACTCAATGGTATACTCCGTGTCATTGATGCCGGCAGCGAGAAAATACACAAG AGTTTTGTTGGCCACGGGGATTCTATAAATGAAATCAGGACTCAACCACTAAAGCCATCACTGGTGGTATCTGCAAGCAAA GATGAATCAGTTCGCATATGGAATGTCCATACTGGCATTTGCATTTTGATATTTTCTGGAGCTGGGGGTCATCGTAATGAAGTATTGAGTGTG GACTTTCATCCTTCAGACATATATCGCATTGCAAGTTGTGGCATGGACAACACTGTTAAGATCTGGTCAATGAAAG AGTTCTGGACATACGTAGAGAAATCATTCACATGGACTGATCTCCCTTCTAAGTTCCCCACAAAATATGTTCAGTTTCCT GTGTTCACAGCTTCAATTCATTCAAACTATGTTGACTGTAATAGGTGGCTCGGTGATTTTATCCTCTCAAAG AGCGTTGACAATGAAATTGTTTTATGGGAACCTAAAGTGAAGGACCAGTCTCCTGGGGAG GGATCAGTTGACATCCTTCAGAAATACCCTGTTCCAGACTGTGATATATGGTTCATCAAGTTTTCCTGCGATTTTCATTATAATGCAGCTGCTATAG GGAATAGGGAAGGAAAGATTTTTGTCTGGGAATTGCAATCCAGCCCCCCTGTTCTTATTGCAAG GCTGACACATGCTCAATCAAAGTCTCCAATTAGACAAACTGCCATGTCATTTGATGGAAG CACCATTCTCAGCTGCTGTGAGGACGGGACTATTTGGCGGTGGGATGCTGTGGCAACTTCTTGA
- the LOC126694745 gene encoding protein CHLORORESPIRATORY REDUCTION 41, chloroplastic-like gives MASTVLHFLSHPILNPLHLNHLVPSLNPQASTNSSQSVLVYNIPHRKHFFIKCTSESNSTPLPEPDFPYPTPISDTNNKAETFPIERRRKSEIIHDRESRTGLVQPEPPNFEIGWKRSKEIKLDKPKGYVIADFLEKLEDLMGKEFGSTELLAKAGEIVAERAREEAQVLSDKGEVEERMMTELFRVLRLMEMDLAMVKAAVKEETLGERLEQAKARCRQAILVALSF, from the coding sequence ATGGCCTCCACAGTCCTTCACTTCCTATCTCATCCAATTCTAAACCCTCTTCATCTAAACCACCTTGTCCCAAGCCTAAACCCCCAAGCCTCCACTAACTCATCACAGTCAGTACTCGTCTATAATATCCCACACAGAAAGCACTTCTTCATCAAATGCACTTCTGAGTCTAACTCTACCCCTCTGCCTGAGCCTGATTTCCCATACCCAACTCCAATTTCTGATACCAACAACAAAGCAGAGACTTTCCCTATTGAAAGGCGAAGAAAGTCTGAGATAATCCATGACAGGGAGTCCAGAACTGGGCTAGTACAACCTGAGCCACCCAACTTTGAGATTGGTTGGAAGAGAAGCAAAGAGATCAAATTGGATAAGCCAAAAGGGTATGTCATAGCTGACTTTCTAGAGAAGTTGGAGGATCTAATGGGGAAAGAATTTGGCTCCACGGAGCTGCTAGCAAAAGCTGGAGAAATTGTGGCTGAAAGAGCTAGAGAGGAAGCACAAGTGTTGAGTGATAAAGGAGAAGTGGAGGAGAGGATGATGACTGAGTTGTTCAGAGTGTTGAGACTAATGGAGATGGATTTGGCTATGGTAAAAGCTGCAGTGAAGGAAGAGACATTGGGTGAAAGGCTTGAGCAGGCAAAGGCACGCTGCAGACAAGCTATACTTGTAGCTCTCTCCTTTTGA
- the LOC126695922 gene encoding uncharacterized protein LOC126695922: MIPNFSPPLSYSRFNDEPTNRGLLSDHGASFSASRLPLSSSRVLNESEASFLFSLLPSILPSSFSHHEREPADRGWLSDRGASFSSSRLPSSSSRLLNESEASFLFSLLPSILPSSFSRHEREPTDREASFSSSRLPSSFSRFSDDVSSDDDEHAPPNLFDHDHGPSRFNDDHEHVSSDDDEHAPPSLFDHEHVPSRLHELSLSSDDDEHVPSQFSDDHEHEPTYHGSVSPNFSLFDSKEDASTSANDKLVENGSFVVGSSQQKQGFDVGFYCSICLEEPQAGDKLIRMNCSHIYHQYCLLAWLQMHNTCPNCRSKLDQQ, from the coding sequence ATGATCCCAAATTTCAGTCCCCCATTATCATACAGTCGGTTCAATGATGAACCAACCAACCGTGGCTTGTTAAGTGATCATGGGGCTTCATTCTCAGCCTCAAGACTCCCATTGTCATCATCCCGTGTGCTTAATGAAAGCGAGGCTTCATTCTTATTCTCATTACTCCCATCAATACTCCCATCATCATTCAGTCATCATGAACGTGAACCAGCGGACCGTGGCTGGTTAAGTGACCGTGGGGCTTCATTCTCATCCTCAAGActcccatcatcatcatcccgTCTGTTAAATGAAAGCGAGGCTTCATTCTTATTCTCATTGCTCCCATCAATACTCCCATCATCATTCAGTCGTCATGAACGTGAACCAACCGACCGTGAGGCTTCATTCTCATCCTCAAGACTCCCATCATCATTCAGCCGGTTCAGTGATGATGTAtccagtgatgatgatgaacaTGCACCACCCAACCTGTTCGATCATGATCATGGACCCAGCCGGTTCAATGATGATCATGAACATGTAtccagtgatgatgatgaacaTGCACCACCCAGCCTGTTCGATCATGAACATGTACCCAGCCGGTTACATGAACTCAGCCTGtccagtgatgatgatgaacaTGTACCCAGCCAGTTCAGCGACGATCACGAACATGAACCAACTTACCATGGCTCGGTGAGCCCAAATTTCAGTCTGTTTGACAGTAAGGAGGATGCATCAACAAGTGCCAATGATAAGTTGGTCGAAAATGGCAGCTTTGTTGTTGGCAGCAGTCAACAAAAGCAAGGATTTGATGTGGGTTTTTATTGCAGTATATGTTTGGAGGAGCCACAAGCAGGGGATAAGCTCATTCGTATGAACTGCTCTCATATATATCACCAATATTGTCTACTTGCATGGCTCCAGATGCACAACACCTGTCCTAATTGCCGTAGCAAACTCGATCAACAATGA
- the LOC126694748 gene encoding photosynthetic NDH subunit of lumenal location 3, chloroplastic translates to MALLADINVVSKTLQALPKLSKIQRIPNRMKIVGFLGKKEDDFQEHLLQTTRRLAIGLASIALIGDSTKGISLAKDNGFWYEGPIPVPPVYNKIANEKTGTRSFLKIGLYVANIGSKGSEYRLRKTAFDLLSMPDLIKQDTLNYVRKYLRYKSTFMYYDFDKVISAASENEKQPLTDLANRLFDSFEKLEDAAKNKNLPRTESSYQDTTVILQEVMERFA, encoded by the exons ATGGCTCTTTTGGCAGACATAAATGTTGTCTCCAAAACTCTACAAGCCCTTCCAAAGCTTTCCAAAATTCAAAGGATACCAAATAGGATGAAAATAGTTGGATTTCTTGGCAAGAAAGAAGATGATTTTCAAGAACACCTCTTACAAACTACAAGAAGATTAGCGATAGGCCTTGCCTCCATAGCTCTTATTGGAGATTCTACCAAGGGGATATCTCTAGCTAAGGATAATGGGTTCTGGTACGAAGGCCCTATACCTGTGCCTCCTGTCTATAACA AGATTGCAAATGAGAAGACGGGTACACGTTCTTTTCTGAAAATTGGACTCTATGTGGCAAATATAGGAAGCAAAGGTAGTGAATATAGGCTGAGGAAAACCGCCTTTGATCTCTTATCAATGCCAGATTTGATCAAACAAGACACTCTAAACTATGTCAGGAAGTATCTGAGATATAAGTCCACCTTCATGTACTATGATTTTGACAAGGTGATCTCAGCTGCATCAGAGAACGAAAAACAACCTCTGACTGATCTGGCTAACAGACTGTTTGACAGTTTTGAAAAG CTTGAAGATGCGGCAAAGAACAAAAATCTGCCTCGGACAGAATCATCTTATCAGGACACAACAGTTATCCTCCAAGAGGTCATGGAAAGATTTGCATAA
- the LOC126694746 gene encoding kinesin-like protein KIN-14N isoform X2: MASENQNKRPFPHNNNNPTTRASPTCPSSTKCIGDEKMVGTANNGRFRQAFSVVNGGQDLGPNSAPASNAGSECGGIEFTREDVEALLNEKPKRKDRFNLKERCDNMVEYIKRLKLCIKWFQELEGSYLLEQEKLQNTLDSAEQKCNEIEVLMKNKEEELNSIIMELRRNYTSLQEKFTKEESDKLAAMDCLTREKEARLNIERSQASLSEELARAQRDLLSANQKISSLNDMYKRLQEYNTSLQQYNGKLHTDLSTVEDELKRIEKDKATMVENLSMLRGQLTMSRASQDEAIKQKDALVNEAACLRAELYQVRDDRDRLQSEAQALTTDMVKYKESSEKYGAELDILTTRTSELEATCSSQNNQLKILHTQLATAEEKLQLSDSSALETRTEYEGQKKLINELQTRLADAEFKLVEGEMLRKKLHNTILELKGNIRVFCRVRPLLPDDGISTEGKVITYPTSTEILGRGIDVGQNGQKHSFTFDQVFMPDATQDDVFVEISQLVQSALDGYKVCIFAYGQTGSGKTYTMMGRPGHPEQKGLIPRSLEQIFQTRQALKAQGWRYEMQVSMLEIYNETIRDLLSTNRSSSTDNGVAGKQYAIKHDGNGNTHVSDLTILDVRSAKEVSFLLDQAEQSRSVGKTQMNEQSSRSHFVFTLRIFGINESTEQQVQGVLNLIDLAGSERLSKSGSTGDRLKETQAINKSLSSLSDVIFALAKKEDHIPFRNSKLTYLLQPCLGGDSKTLMFVNISPDPSSVGESLCSLRFAARVNACEIGIPRRQTSNNVRPSDSRLSYG; the protein is encoded by the exons ATGGCCTCGGAGAACCAGAACAAGCGTCCATTTccacacaacaacaacaaccccaCAACAAGGGCCTCACCCACATGCCCTTCTTCAACT AAGTGTATTGGTGATGAAAAAATGGTTGGAACGGCAAATAATGGGAGGTTCAGGCAAGCCTTTTCGGTTGTAAATGGCGGTCAAGATCTCGGCCCCAATAGCGCTCCGGCCAGCAATGCTGGCTCGGAGTGTGGAGGGATTGAGTTTACTAGAGAAGATGTTGAAGCTTTGCTGAATGAGAAACCCAAAAGGAAGGACAGGTTCAATCTTAAG GAAAGATGTGATAATATGGTGGAGTATATCAAGAGGCTAAAGTTATGCATCAAATGGTTCCAAGAGCTTGAGGGAAGCTACTTATTAGAGCAAGAGAAGTTGCAGAATACGTTGGATTCAGCTGAGCAGAAATGCAACGAAATTG AGGTACTAATgaaaaacaaggaagaagaattgaaTTCAATTATCATGGAGCTAAGAAGGAATTACACTTCTTTACAAGAGAAATTTACGAAGGAAGAATCGGATAAGTTG GCTGCAATGGACTGTCTTACAAGGGAGAAAGAGGCTAGACTGAATATTGAGCGATCACAAGCTTCTCTATCAGAAGAGCTTGCCAGAGCTCAACGAGATCTTTTAAGTGCTAATCAGAAG ATATCATCACTTAATGATATGTACAAGCGATTACAGGAATACAACACAAGCTTGCAGCAATACAATGGTAAACTTCACACAGACCTTTCTACGGTTGAGGATGAGCTTAAGCGCATAGAAAAAGATAAGGCTACCATGGTTGAAAACCTCAGCATGTTAAGGGGTCAACTTACTATGTCCAGa GCTTCTCAAGATGAGGCTATAAAGCAAAAGGATGCTTTGGTGAATGAAGCTGCTTGTCTTCGGGCAGAGCTATACCAAGTGAGAGATGATCGTGATCGGCTACAATCAGAAGCACAGGCTCTTACAACTGATATGGTGAAATATAAGGAGTCCTCAGAAAAATACGGTGCTGAGTTGGACATCCTGACAACAAGAACAAGTGAACTAGAG GCAACTTGTTCGTcacaaaataaccaattaaaGATACTACATACTCAACTAGCGACTGCAGAGGAGAAATTGCAG cTTTCTGATTCATCTGCATTGGAGACGAGAACTGAATATGAAGGGCAAAAGAAACTTATAAATGAGTTACAAACTCGCCTAGCAGATGCAGAATTCAAACTTGTGGAAGGAGAGATGCTACgcaaaaaattacataatacCATCTTG GAACTAAAAGGGAATATACGAGTATTCTGTAGAGTGCGGCCTCTTTTGCCCGATGATGGTATTAGCACAGAAGGAAAAGTTATCACTTATCCCACATCAACTGAAATTCTTGGACGGGGAATTGACGTAGGGCAAAATG GGCAAAAACATTCTTTCACATTTGACCAGGTTTTCATGCCTGATGCAACACAAGATGATGTTTTTGTAGAAATCTCACAGCTTGTACAAAGTGCTCTCGATGGGTATAAG GTTTGCATTTTCGCATATGGTCAAACAGGTTCTGGTAAAACGTATACCATGATGGGTAGGCCAGGACATCCTGAGCAAAAAGGTTTAATACCTCGTTCCCTAGAACAAATATTTCAAACTAGGCAAGCTCTTAAAGCTCAAGGTTGGAGATATGAAATGCAG GTGTCTATGTTGGAAATATACAATGAAACAATTCGTGATTTGTTATCAACCAATCGATCATCTTCAACAGACAATGGGGTTGCTGGAAAGCAGTATGCAATTAAACATGACGGGAATGGAAACACACACGTCTCTGATCTTACAATTTTGGATGTCCGCAGTGCTAAAGAGGTCTCATTTCTTTTAGATCAGGCTGAACAGAGCAG GTCTGTAGGCAAGACCCAGATGAATGAGCAATCATCGAGAAGTCATTTTGTTTTCACCCTACGAATATTTGGTATTAATGAG AGCACTGAACAACAAGTACAAGGAGTTCTGAATCTTATTGATCTTGCTGGGAGTGAGCGCCTTTCTAAGAGCGGATCAACTGGGGATCGATTGAAAGAAACCCAA GCCATTAATAAAAGTTTATCATCCCTAAGTGATGTTATATTTGCATTGGCAAAGAAGGAGGACCACATACCCTTTAGAAACTCGAAGCTTACATATCTTCTTCAg CCTTGCTTAGGTGGGGACTCGAAGACATTGATGTTCGTAAACATATCTCCTGATCCCTCCTCAGTTGGGGAGTCACTTTGTTCACTCCGTTTCGCAGCCCGGGTAAATGCTTGTGAAATTGGGATTCCCCGGCGTCAAACCAGCAACAATGTGCGCCCTTCAGATTCTCGCCTAAGCTATGGCTGA
- the LOC126694746 gene encoding kinesin-like protein KIN-14N isoform X1, with product MASENQNKRPFPHNNNNPTTRASPTCPSSTKKCIGDEKMVGTANNGRFRQAFSVVNGGQDLGPNSAPASNAGSECGGIEFTREDVEALLNEKPKRKDRFNLKERCDNMVEYIKRLKLCIKWFQELEGSYLLEQEKLQNTLDSAEQKCNEIEVLMKNKEEELNSIIMELRRNYTSLQEKFTKEESDKLAAMDCLTREKEARLNIERSQASLSEELARAQRDLLSANQKISSLNDMYKRLQEYNTSLQQYNGKLHTDLSTVEDELKRIEKDKATMVENLSMLRGQLTMSRASQDEAIKQKDALVNEAACLRAELYQVRDDRDRLQSEAQALTTDMVKYKESSEKYGAELDILTTRTSELEATCSSQNNQLKILHTQLATAEEKLQLSDSSALETRTEYEGQKKLINELQTRLADAEFKLVEGEMLRKKLHNTILELKGNIRVFCRVRPLLPDDGISTEGKVITYPTSTEILGRGIDVGQNGQKHSFTFDQVFMPDATQDDVFVEISQLVQSALDGYKVCIFAYGQTGSGKTYTMMGRPGHPEQKGLIPRSLEQIFQTRQALKAQGWRYEMQVSMLEIYNETIRDLLSTNRSSSTDNGVAGKQYAIKHDGNGNTHVSDLTILDVRSAKEVSFLLDQAEQSRSVGKTQMNEQSSRSHFVFTLRIFGINESTEQQVQGVLNLIDLAGSERLSKSGSTGDRLKETQAINKSLSSLSDVIFALAKKEDHIPFRNSKLTYLLQPCLGGDSKTLMFVNISPDPSSVGESLCSLRFAARVNACEIGIPRRQTSNNVRPSDSRLSYG from the exons ATGGCCTCGGAGAACCAGAACAAGCGTCCATTTccacacaacaacaacaaccccaCAACAAGGGCCTCACCCACATGCCCTTCTTCAACT aaGAAGTGTATTGGTGATGAAAAAATGGTTGGAACGGCAAATAATGGGAGGTTCAGGCAAGCCTTTTCGGTTGTAAATGGCGGTCAAGATCTCGGCCCCAATAGCGCTCCGGCCAGCAATGCTGGCTCGGAGTGTGGAGGGATTGAGTTTACTAGAGAAGATGTTGAAGCTTTGCTGAATGAGAAACCCAAAAGGAAGGACAGGTTCAATCTTAAG GAAAGATGTGATAATATGGTGGAGTATATCAAGAGGCTAAAGTTATGCATCAAATGGTTCCAAGAGCTTGAGGGAAGCTACTTATTAGAGCAAGAGAAGTTGCAGAATACGTTGGATTCAGCTGAGCAGAAATGCAACGAAATTG AGGTACTAATgaaaaacaaggaagaagaattgaaTTCAATTATCATGGAGCTAAGAAGGAATTACACTTCTTTACAAGAGAAATTTACGAAGGAAGAATCGGATAAGTTG GCTGCAATGGACTGTCTTACAAGGGAGAAAGAGGCTAGACTGAATATTGAGCGATCACAAGCTTCTCTATCAGAAGAGCTTGCCAGAGCTCAACGAGATCTTTTAAGTGCTAATCAGAAG ATATCATCACTTAATGATATGTACAAGCGATTACAGGAATACAACACAAGCTTGCAGCAATACAATGGTAAACTTCACACAGACCTTTCTACGGTTGAGGATGAGCTTAAGCGCATAGAAAAAGATAAGGCTACCATGGTTGAAAACCTCAGCATGTTAAGGGGTCAACTTACTATGTCCAGa GCTTCTCAAGATGAGGCTATAAAGCAAAAGGATGCTTTGGTGAATGAAGCTGCTTGTCTTCGGGCAGAGCTATACCAAGTGAGAGATGATCGTGATCGGCTACAATCAGAAGCACAGGCTCTTACAACTGATATGGTGAAATATAAGGAGTCCTCAGAAAAATACGGTGCTGAGTTGGACATCCTGACAACAAGAACAAGTGAACTAGAG GCAACTTGTTCGTcacaaaataaccaattaaaGATACTACATACTCAACTAGCGACTGCAGAGGAGAAATTGCAG cTTTCTGATTCATCTGCATTGGAGACGAGAACTGAATATGAAGGGCAAAAGAAACTTATAAATGAGTTACAAACTCGCCTAGCAGATGCAGAATTCAAACTTGTGGAAGGAGAGATGCTACgcaaaaaattacataatacCATCTTG GAACTAAAAGGGAATATACGAGTATTCTGTAGAGTGCGGCCTCTTTTGCCCGATGATGGTATTAGCACAGAAGGAAAAGTTATCACTTATCCCACATCAACTGAAATTCTTGGACGGGGAATTGACGTAGGGCAAAATG GGCAAAAACATTCTTTCACATTTGACCAGGTTTTCATGCCTGATGCAACACAAGATGATGTTTTTGTAGAAATCTCACAGCTTGTACAAAGTGCTCTCGATGGGTATAAG GTTTGCATTTTCGCATATGGTCAAACAGGTTCTGGTAAAACGTATACCATGATGGGTAGGCCAGGACATCCTGAGCAAAAAGGTTTAATACCTCGTTCCCTAGAACAAATATTTCAAACTAGGCAAGCTCTTAAAGCTCAAGGTTGGAGATATGAAATGCAG GTGTCTATGTTGGAAATATACAATGAAACAATTCGTGATTTGTTATCAACCAATCGATCATCTTCAACAGACAATGGGGTTGCTGGAAAGCAGTATGCAATTAAACATGACGGGAATGGAAACACACACGTCTCTGATCTTACAATTTTGGATGTCCGCAGTGCTAAAGAGGTCTCATTTCTTTTAGATCAGGCTGAACAGAGCAG GTCTGTAGGCAAGACCCAGATGAATGAGCAATCATCGAGAAGTCATTTTGTTTTCACCCTACGAATATTTGGTATTAATGAG AGCACTGAACAACAAGTACAAGGAGTTCTGAATCTTATTGATCTTGCTGGGAGTGAGCGCCTTTCTAAGAGCGGATCAACTGGGGATCGATTGAAAGAAACCCAA GCCATTAATAAAAGTTTATCATCCCTAAGTGATGTTATATTTGCATTGGCAAAGAAGGAGGACCACATACCCTTTAGAAACTCGAAGCTTACATATCTTCTTCAg CCTTGCTTAGGTGGGGACTCGAAGACATTGATGTTCGTAAACATATCTCCTGATCCCTCCTCAGTTGGGGAGTCACTTTGTTCACTCCGTTTCGCAGCCCGGGTAAATGCTTGTGAAATTGGGATTCCCCGGCGTCAAACCAGCAACAATGTGCGCCCTTCAGATTCTCGCCTAAGCTATGGCTGA
- the LOC126694749 gene encoding 21.7 kDa class VI heat shock protein, with the protein MASRKQLEVHSGDQTPQKWCISLGEEVFKRFISQGSPTVHKVFNEGSLFSPLLFGKFFDPSDAFPLWEFESDILLSNLRSSGQSTVDWSQTDQDYVLKAELPGVGNNVQVCVEKGKVVEISGQWKQQRESKTKDWRSGHWWEYGYVRRLELPEDADWRRIEASVSNDILIEVRIPKNLMVGDASQGNDAARKDSEVGGS; encoded by the exons ATGGCAAGTCGCAAACAGCTTGAAGTTCATTCAGGAGATCAAACTCCACAGAAATGGTGTATCTCATTAGGAGAAGAAGTCTTCAAAAGATTCATCTCTCAGGGCAGTCCAACAGTGCATAAGGTCTTCAATGAAGGTTCACTTTTCAGTCCACTCTTGTTTGGAAAATTCTTTGATCCTTCAGATGCTTTCCCTCTATGGGAGTTTGAGTCAGATATCTTGTTATCTAATCTCCGGAGCTCCGGCCAAAGCACTGTTGATTGGTCTCAGACAGATCAAGATTATGTACTAAAAGCAGAACTACCAG GAGTTGGGAATAATGTTCAAGTCTGTGTTGAAAAGGGGAAGGTTGTTGAAATTAGTGGGCAATGGAAACAGCAAAGGGAGTCCAAGACAAAGGACTGGAGAAGTGGCCACTGGTGGGAATATGGGTATGTTCGGAGGCTTGAGCTGCCAGAAGATGCAGATTGGAGGAGGATAGAGGCATCTGTGAGTAATGACATACTCATAGAAGTTAGAATTCCCAAGAACCTTATGGTTGGTGATGCTTCTCAAGGAAATGATGCGGCTAGGAAAGATTCTGAAGTTGGTGGAAGTTAA